Genomic segment of Cytobacillus suaedae:
GATCGACTTCACTTAGATCAAAAACATCTTTTTCACGTAACATCTGTAAAATATTATCTAAAGAATAACGAATCTTCTTCATTGCTCCCATTATGAATTCCCCATTGCGTATCACGATGGTTGGTTCAAAGGTTATTAGCCTTCCAAACCAACGTCTTTTAATCGACCAGCTCGTAAACATACGCTGTAAGAGTGCAACGCCCAAAACAGCAAAGGCTGTGTGTAAATGTTCAATCTTTGGATCCGCAATATCAGCACCAACGATCGAGCCTAAGGTCAAAATGATAAGAAAGTCAAAGACAGGTAGTTCCCCGATAGAACGCTTTCCCATAATTAATGTTGAAAACAAAAGTAATGGAAAAATGGTGAAGATTCGACCATAAATAATTATTATTTCTTTCATGGTTTCTGCCATTTCCTTTCCTCCTATATTGTTCTTGGCTTGTAGTTAATAACATCAGAGGAGTATATCTTGATGATACATTTCCCACCTGAAGTAAAGGCGCGAATTAATATAGGCTGATTATAAGTATTTTTAAATTGAAAATCAGGCCCATACCAGCTGACAGTTGCATCTCTCCCAGGAGGAACATAGGGAACTTGCTTACTATGGGAGTATCTCTGTACAATATCTAATCCAGCAAAATCAACGGAGTTAAAGAGTGTTGAAGAAACCTGACAAATCCCACCACCGATTCCTTCAGATAACTCACCCTTAATAATGATGGGGGCAGGAAGATATCCTTTTTCTTCGGTTCTTTTTCCGACTACCTCATTAAAAGAAAACGTTTCTCCAGGAAAAACAACATGGTTATTTATTGCTTGAGTAGCTAGTGCAATATTGTGAGAGCGCTCCCTATTACGTGTTTTATAATAGGTCATATATTGTCCTATCTGCTTTGTATGTATTGAGACAAGCAATTCACTGTCTACCCTAGGGTAAATTGTGGAAGTTGGGATCTCTACCTTTAAAGGACCTTCATTGAAAAAATAGTCATAAAACGTACTTCTGAATTTATCATGATTCAATCTATAGCCAACTTTTTCTTGCAATAATTCACCGTATTTACCAAACCTTGCATTTGTTGGTTTTTCATATACAAGAGACTCTAAGTCACTAATGAATTGGTTATACTTAGACTCATCTAAAACTGGCACAGTTAAGAGTGGTATGGAAAATTCTCCTCTGTTTACTACAGAGACGGTTTCGTCTTTATGGGTAAGAATCAAATTTGCCTGTGGATTGATGGGTTGTAAAAAAACGGACATAAGTGCAAAAACACTCAGCAATTTCATAAAAGTAATCAGCCTCCTGTTCTTAGTATGAGGAGAGGATAGCCTTTTAATGTCGCTGTATTTTATTTCCAGTACTTTTTATTTATCGAAATCCAAAGTTTGTACAAAAATAGTACTAACAAAAAAGAATGAGGTTTTACTAATGGTAAATAAAATCGGCAAGTCACTCTTAATTGTGTGTATATTGTTTAGTTTCAAAACGTTAGAAACTGGTGCAGTCGAGATACAGGACATGGATAATCCAATTAGTTTCACGGTTGAGGTTTTGCCGTGGGAACTCGTCAATAAGATCATCCCATATAAATCTGTATTTACGATTCTTGATGTTGAAACAGGAATGCAATTTCAAGTTCAGCGGAGAGCGGGTAGAAGTCATGCTGATGTGCAGCCACTTACCAGGAAAGATACAAAAATCATGAAAGAGATTTATAGTGGAAAGTGGAGCTGGAAAAGAAGAGCGATTTTCGTAGTAAAGGATGATAATTTATTAGCCGCTTCTATGCATGGTATGCCTCATGGTGCTGGTGCTATACAAAATGGATTTCCAGGACACTTTTGTGTTCATTTTATCGATAGCACTACACACCGCTCTAGACTTGCGAATAGAGCTCATAAATTAATGATCTTAAAAGCAGCTGGCCAACTAGAGGAATATGTACTTCGTGCTAATCCATACGAGCTCATTCATATTTTCTCAGAAGGGATTGTTCAAAGGGATAAGAGGATATTAGCTTTGACTGTTCCAAGAAAAAGTGTGGATAAGCTGTTCAAAGATACTACAGATATAGAGCAAATAAAGGTGAATATTGATCAAGAATTGTCGAAAGAAGAACTTTCAAATCTGTCCTTTTTGAAAGTCCCAGTTGAGATGAAAATGTATGTTAGTGGGGAAGGGAAAGTGACCTTACAGACAGAAATTCAATTAGAAAGAGAAAGTACCACTGGCCCATGGACAATAAATGGTGAAGATATCTATCGAAAGTTGGTAGTAAATGAAGAGACTGATATATAACAAGCAAAAACGCTCGGGAAAATTCCCGAGCGCTTAGTTTTTAATAAGAGGCTTTTCTTCCATTTGTAACATGATACTGACCTGAACCTGAAGTGCCATGAAACATAAAGATTAATACTGGCACCAAGAAACAGGCAATTAATATTAAGAGAATGGCAAGCGTTGATGAAAAGGGCGTAATCTCCTTATGAACTTTCTCAGTGTTTTCATTAGTAAATGCTTCAAATTCAGGATTCCCAATTACATTTGACACCTCTAAAAACTCGCTGTTATCTAAATCGTAATAATAAATTTCGGTTTTATTAAATTTAAAAATGGAGTCACGAACCTGCTGATACTCCACCAATGCAGCTATGATCGTTGATTCATAGGTTTCTGTTTCAGTTTCATCTTCGGGTGTGTCTCGATTATCTTTTGTAACAACCTTAAAGACTTCACCTTTAAGTGAAATGGAGTCTACAATCGTAACGGAGTTTTCGTCATAATATGAGCTTGCAGAATCTAACCGTTCCTCCAATGCTTTTGTAAAAGAAGATGAACCTTCACTAGCAAAGATAAAGCTAGGGTAAACCATTAACAGTAATAAAGATAATAGCAACAATCTTACTTTTTTCAATTAAATCCCCTCTTTCTATAGTTAGATCATTGAGTAGATACTGAGATGTTTGTACTTATATTCACTATGTATATAGTTGTTCAATAATTAAAATAACATATTTTGGTAACTATATGTATAATTTTGTAAAAAATTCACATTTTATCCACAAATATAAATAATAATTGTCCCCTATCTATTCTATGAAGGGGACAATCAATTTAGAAATTTAATTCCTTTATACGTTATTTTAATTTCTTCCCACCAAATCGAAATGCAATTATTTCGATAAAAAGGATGGTAAGGGATGCACTGCTGTTGACAAGGTATTCGATCAAACTGAACAAATCCTAACTTTTCCAACTCAAATATATGAAACATGATTTCTTTTATTTTCATTGGTTGAGACTTTTCCTGAAGACCATATGTTTCAATTGATGGCATCCAGTTTGTGATTTGTTGTTTTATATATATGTCTTTTAGAATGGCTACGCTAATATGGTTCAAATAATTTCACCTCAATTTTTAATAATGTTAGTACTATACTATTCGAATAATTGAATGTTTTATAGAGAGTTGTCTCATTTATTAAGTGCCCATTTTAGCTATAAAATTGAAACCATCCCTATTTGATGAACGTACTAAAGGATAAGAAGATAGGAGGAGAGTTAACATGGGAATCCTAAGAAAGCGTAAAGATAAGAGGATACATAAAAAAATAAGTGGAAGTTATACTTTTTGGGATGGATTATTAGATATTCTTTTCTTTATTCCTGAGCTAATGATTCTCCCTATTCGTATAGTGTGGTTTATCATTAGAATAGTAGGAAGGTCATTTAGTCATTTTTCTGATATCACGTAAAAAAGAACTTCCTTCATTTTCAGGATAAATAATCATATACTAATAAGAAAAATTAATTAGAGAGGCGTAGAGATGGATCTTAAGCACATACAAAAGCAATTAGAAAATCGAACTAGGAAGATATTAGGAAGTGAAAACTTCGCACAGTTTTCTGTTTTGCTACCCTTGCTTGAAAAAGATGGAGAAACCCACATTCTATTTGAAGTACGTTCTCAAAACTTGAGAAGACAGCCTGGAGAAATTTGTTTTCCAGGCGGCAGAATTGATCCAGATGACCCAAATGAGCGTTATACAGCTATTCGTGAGACAACTGAGGAGTTGGGGGTTTTGGAATCTTCTATTGAACACGTATGGCCACTTGATTATATGGTTACGGCTTTTGGAACAATCATTTATCCTTATGTTGGTTTTATAACTGAGCCTGAGCGAATAATTCCTAACCCTTCTGAAGTGGCAGAGGTTTTCACCGTTCCACTATCGTACTTTCAAAAAACAAAGCCTGATTGTTTTAAGATAAATTTCAACCTTCAACCTGAACCAAACTTTCCTTTTGAATTAATTGAAGGTGGAAAGGATTACAATTGGGCTGCGCGCAAGGTCGATGAGTACTTTTATCAATTTGAGGGCAGGGTTATATGGGGACTCACCGCGCGGATTCTTACACACTTTCTAGAACTTGTAAATCAAAAAGAGTAGAAGGGGAGGGTGAAATGAATAACAGGGGTAAGGATAAAATCATAGTTTGGAGTGCTATGATTTTTTTGTTTTTTATGGTCATTTCCTCTGTATTCAGTCTATATTTTTTTGGAATACTAGGGGTCTTACACCTGACCGGAGTTCACTATGATTCAATGGTTTCGATCCTGTTTTTTGTTCTTCTCTATGTTGGTATAAGCATACTTACAGATGTTTTCTCAAAATTAGCAAAGTACATGCTCTCCGAGAAAGTTACAGGAGTAAGAATCATTTTTTGTAGAATGATGGTTGACTTTATTTTCGCATGGCTTGCAATCCATCTTTCAGATGAATTATTGAGTGGAACTAATGTAAGCTTGAACGCTGAACTAATTTTAGCTATTGTGCTTGCGATAGCGGAGGAAGCTTTTCGAATGCCAACACAAGTTAAGTATAAGCTCTCCCGTCAACCTAAATAATTCTCATTCATTCAATATTCTATTGTGGTTTGACCAACTAAACCATAATAGAATATTGAATGATATATACGTTAATTTTAGGTAAGGTTTGTATATTATTAAGCAGTTTGTCGGATACTACTTTATTAGATTCTTCTGCAGAAGGGATGGAAGCATGTTTTCATTACGTGGGGATGCACATAAATTTTATCTTCGACTAATAAAAACATTAAAGAACGGGGAATCGTTTAGTAGTATTAAGGGGTTAGCAGAGATTGAGGAGATTCAACAGCATTACCAATCAATCAATAGTGAAACGTTAAAACTAATTTACTATCGAATGATTAAAGAAAAAAACGGAACAGGTATCGTTCCGATCTTTGTAACCGCTGTACCATGGTTTTTGTTTCTGTTTTCAAAGCAGCTACAGGAATTTCTATTTAAAGAGGGAAGTACATTATGGATTATTTTTGGGATCATTTATTTCTCGACACTAAGTGTTAGTGTAGTTGTTCATTTTCGTGAAAAAGCCTGGGCAGCTTTCCACATTGAGATTATTCAAGACATATTAAAAGAAAGAAATGAAACACTCTCTTCAAACACATAAGAGTAAAAAGCTTACTAATTGGGGTAAGCTTTTTTTACTGTAGGAAGAGCTACTATTTCATGGTAAAATTAAGTTTATTCCCTACATAATTGTTAGACATAAAGAGTAGTAGATTGTAAAAACATAAAAGGTGTTGGTTATATGTTTAATAAAGTCATCAAAACCCAAGATGAATTAAGTGGATTTTTTGGTGAACCTAGTGATTTAGTAAAAAGTAAGGTCATTGATTATTTAGACCATCATTGCCTTGATTTTATTTCACGTTCACCTTTTTTAGTTATATCGACCTCTGACAATTATGGGAAATGTGATGTGTCTCCCCGAGGAGACCACCCTGGATTTATAAAGATTATTGACGAGAAGAGGTTTTTAATACCGGAGAGACCTGGAAATAAAAGAATGGATTCTTTGTATAATATTATATCTAATCCACATGCAGGATTGCTCTTTGTTATCCCTGGATTACAAGAGACTTTACGTATTAATGGAAAAGCAAGTTTAATTCAGGATGAGGACCTATTAGAAGAAATGGCGGTCAATGGTAGAAAACCTTTAATTGCTATTGCAATCGAGGTAGAGGAATGTTTTATTCATTGTGCAAAAGCATTCAAACGGTCTGGACTATGGCAACCTAGCACTTGGCCTCCTGCAGAAAGTCTTCCTTCAGCAGCGAAAATCCTATCTGCTCATGCCAAAACAACGAATTTAACGGTTGAAGAAGTGGAAGAACGATTAAAAGAAAGCTATTCCCAAAGGCTTTATTAAGATTCGCCTAGGAAAACCTAGGCGATATGTTTTTTACTTTTTCTCGTCTAGCACGTTTTGTTTTTCCGCTTTTACATCTGTATAAGCAGCGAACTCAACCATTTCGCTGCTAATTCTGTTTCCTTTTTTAGCATTATTATTACGCTGAGCATTAGCGTTTCCACGTTTTGTTCTACCCATATTATCATCTCCATTTTATAGTATCATTGGTAGTATAGGTTTTATAAAAGGTTTTATGTAATCCTTACCCGAAAATATGAATTGGTACAAATTTTCAAAAAAAGATTAATAAAGAAAATGAAAGGTTTTTATTCGAGGAGTGATTTGCATGTCGATGAGTCAATATTTTTACGGAATTGTTCCGATACACGATTCAATAAATGACGAAAATAGAGAAGTTATATTAAAGGATTTTCCTGTACCTACGTTTACGATGAGTACTGAAGGGTTTACATTAGATACTCAATCACATGGTGAGAATGTAGATAGGGTGACCTTTCTTTTAAATGAATTTTCAGTTGAACGTACCCAAGGTGCTAGCCCAAAGCCCTTTTTAAAAATGAAATTATCTAATCACTTAGGGACGTATAGTGCAAAAATGTGGGACAATAATGGTGCGGTTGACCGATATACACCTATCCTTGAAAGCAACAGTGTTTTTGAGATTTCTGGAAAAGTTGAGGAGTTTAAAGGATTTAAATCAATAACAATTAATGAGATGAATCCTTGTGAAAATGAGGTGGATCCATTTAGCCTTATTGCTTGCACTCAGCAGTCTTTAGAGGATTTTACGGTTGAATTGCATCATTATTTAAATGAACTTGAGGAACCTTACCGAACGATAAGCCTCGCTGCAATGAAGCGTTTTTGGACAGAATTTAGCATACGTCCTGCTGCAATGGGGCATCATCACGCTTATTTAGGGGGACTTTTAAAGCATACGGTTGGTTTGATGAGATTAGCAAGATACATTTTAGTTCATGAGAACGATCATTATAAGGCAGTTCTTAAACTGATTAATCAAGTTGAGAAGGTGTACAAGCAGGAGCTGTGGAAGGACCTCAATTCTGATTCACCAGGGGGCAATCCACGTAATTTAGTTTGGAAGGATTCAATTGATCATTTGTATACAATGTTTTATGGAATGGCCAAGAATCGAGATGAAAAAGTTGATTATTCATTACTTATGTGTGCGATTTTTTATCATGATCTTGGTAAGCTAATGGAATATCATCATGCTGGAAAGGGTACAAGCGAATTTGCATTCTTATATCCAACAGCTGATCAATCTTCATTAGCAAACCGTAAGCCTACTGGCATTACAATGGATGATTTAGGAGTATTAGTGGGTCACATTCCTTATGGTGTTATGTTAGTTGCCAAAATCATTGAGACAGAGAATTGCGTAATGACTCTAGAGGACATTCATCGGCTACAGCATGCCATTTTGTGTCATCACGGAAAGCTCGAATGGGGTGCAAATATCGCACCGAAAACAGTGGAAGGCTTCTTAATTCATATTGTTGATTATTTAGATTCTAGGTATGAACGAACGGAAGAAGTTAAATAAATAAGTAAAAAGGCAGCAGAATGGATCTGCTGCCTTCTTTTTTATGTTATCTTCCGTACCCGTAGCCGTGATGGTGATGATGGTGTCCATGATGCCCGTGGTGGTGGTGACCGTGATGATGGTGATGACCATGGTGGTGATGACCATGCCCATAACCATATCCAGGATAGCCATAACCATGACCATAGCCATAGCCATATCCAGGTGATCCGTAGCCATATCCGTAACCAGGATATCCAAATCCTCCGTAGCCAGAGCCAGCTAATCCACTACCTAAAGCTCCTAATCCAAGGCCAAGTAATCCTGCTCCTACCGGTCCAAAGCGCTCATCATTTTGATTATTCATTGGTGTGCTATAGAATTGTTGATTCATTTTCTTTTCTCCTCCTGAGATTTCATAATAAATAAAGAAATATACATAGTAGCCTATGTAATATGAGGCTTATGTGCATGGGTCAAATGCCTGTTTTTATGGAAAAAAGTAAAACCGTGAAGGACTAAAGGAGAAAATATAATAAAATCCCATCCAAAAAAGGATGGGATTCTACTTATTCCTAGGATTTATTTATTTCTTAAGCCCAAGCAGCTCCAACGATGATTAGAAGGATAAATAGCACTACGATTAGTGCGAAACCTCCAACACCAGTTCCAACTCCAGCTACAGGTGCTCCATAACCATACCCACATCCATGATACATATGCATAGATATATTCACTCCTTAATAGTTTTTTAAATCAGTTTCATTTTTGTCACTCATATTTACACATATGCTGTTCCGATAACGATTAGCAAAATGAACAACACAACGATTAATGCAAATCCGCTGCCATAACCAACTCCACTCATTTCGTAACACCTCCATATGTGTTATACAATTATAGACTATGGAGGAGGGGGTTGTTTGGTTTGGGCGATAGTCTATTTTTCTAAAAATGATGAATCCGCCGTTACGGACCTGGGGTTTTTGCATACTCCTAATTACATTGACTAATTATTTAGTGTAAAAACTCATGCAAATAATGGAAATGTAGGTTAAAATACATGAGGAACTATAGATTCATATTATCATTGAAACATTGTTGGAGGAGAACCTTAAGTGTCGGTTACTTTAAAAAAAGATTACAAGAGAGAATTGGGAAGAGTGTATTGACTTAAGAGTAAGTGTAGAACAACAAAAATTTGTTGCATCTAACCTTTTTTCAATTGCAGAAGCCCAGTTCTTACCCAATTTTGAAGCTTTAGCAATATATCATGAAGACATGATGGTTGGATTTACAATGTACGGTCTTGATCCAGATGACAATAATTATTGGATTTATCGTCTGATGATTGATGAGAAACAGCAAGGCAAAGGTTATGGAAAACATGCAATAAAAGAAGTGCTTGCTAACCTAATGAAAAAGCCTGACTGTCAACTGATCATGGTAGGGTATCATCAGGAAAACATGCCAGTTCATCACTTATATAAATCTGTAGGTTTCGTGGATAAGGGAATTGCTCCTTGGGGTGAACAACTAGCAGGATATGAAGTGAAATAGAACGCTCTGTTTTGCCGAAATGAGTTTTATAATTTGGCCATAGATCGATCCTTTCCGCTGCAGGCACTTGCTTTCCGCGGGGCACCATGCTGAATAAGGCATGTTTTCGGGCTTCAACTCATTCAAGAGTGTAATCGAAGTCTGAATAAGGCATGTTTTCGGACTTCAACTCCAACAAGCGCGTAATCGAAGTCTGAAAGAAGCATGTTTTCGGACTTCAACTCATACAAGCGAGGAATTGAAGTCTGAATAATCATGTTTTCGGACTTCAACTCGAACAAGCGCGTAATCGAAGTCTGAATTAGGCATGTTTTCGGACTTCAACTCGAACAAGCGCGTAATCGAAGTCTAAATTAGGCATGTTTTCGGACTTCAACTCATACAAGTGAGGAATCGAAGTCTGAAAGGGGCATGAATTCAGACTTCAACTAAAACGAACAGCGAATTGAAGTCTGAATAAGACACTACTCACTTAATTCACTTTTTCATTGGGCTCTCTTAGCTTAGGGTCTCATCCTTCCCACAAATTCCTCAGGAGTCAAGTGCCTTCCGCTACAATCCACTCTTAATTTACTATATTTTAAGCAACATTCTCTACGAAAAGAGTTAAACAGAAAAGGCCACGTTCATTGGCCTTTTTACATTACATAACATCTTCATTTTTATGCTTGTTTACCTAGGATTAACATCACTATAAATTAAGTAGTGTAGAGAGCTTCTCATTTCTCTCACTTTGCTCTATGTCTGTAGCTAAGTCATATTTCTTGAGAAGGTGAAAGATTTCATTTAGTGTTTCCTGGGTTCTAGTAGTAGATAAATAAGTTTCAGTTGTTTCATATAATGATTGTGGTAAAAAGGCTTTCTGGCTTTCAAGTTTTTTAAGTACGTCTTCTAACGAGTGGTCAATGTTACAAGTAGACATGATTTTCCTCCTAATGCTTTTTACTAACCATATCATATTAAGTAGCGATTTTCACAGGTTAGAAAACGATTAACATTTTCGCACACAAAAATAGGGCCATCCACATACCGTTCTGGTTAGTCCCGCAACGAGGCGATTAGATAGAGGTGGATGACCCTTGTTACTATTCTATGGCTATAATTAAAAAGTTATACATTCACACTTTTAAGAAATGTAATTAAATCTTTTTTTACTTCATTCCAAAGATGTTCATCGGTTGCGAATTGTGCTGTTAATGTAGATATGAATTGTTTAAAAGCTTCCTCATAATTAGGTGACTCTTTAGCTGGGACTTCTTCCTTTAGTGTAGAAACGAGATCTTGTACGTAAGGTGCTCTTGGTCCCCATTTTCCAATTTCCTTACCGTCTTTATCAAGTAATATGATAATTGGAATAGATCTTGCTGTTCCATTTGTTAAGTACTGGTCCATCAATTC
This window contains:
- a CDS encoding DUF421 domain-containing protein, whose product is MAETMKEIIIIYGRIFTIFPLLLFSTLIMGKRSIGELPVFDFLIILTLGSIVGADIADPKIEHLHTAFAVLGVALLQRMFTSWSIKRRWFGRLITFEPTIVIRNGEFIMGAMKKIRYSLDNILQMLREKDVFDLSEVDLGIIEANGKLTVLKKTTKLTPTLEDLNIYKSKVGVSYPIIVEGKIYTNILTQLGLDESWVLGELSKHDLSRNDVFFASVNEKHELTYSVVNNTTSSPPDILH
- a CDS encoding VanW family protein, whose amino-acid sequence is MKLLSVFALMSVFLQPINPQANLILTHKDETVSVVNRGEFSIPLLTVPVLDESKYNQFISDLESLVYEKPTNARFGKYGELLQEKVGYRLNHDKFRSTFYDYFFNEGPLKVEIPTSTIYPRVDSELLVSIHTKQIGQYMTYYKTRNRERSHNIALATQAINNHVVFPGETFSFNEVVGKRTEEKGYLPAPIIIKGELSEGIGGGICQVSSTLFNSVDFAGLDIVQRYSHSKQVPYVPPGRDATVSWYGPDFQFKNTYNQPILIRAFTSGGKCIIKIYSSDVINYKPRTI
- a CDS encoding CoA pyrophosphatase, which translates into the protein MDLKHIQKQLENRTRKILGSENFAQFSVLLPLLEKDGETHILFEVRSQNLRRQPGEICFPGGRIDPDDPNERYTAIRETTEELGVLESSIEHVWPLDYMVTAFGTIIYPYVGFITEPERIIPNPSEVAEVFTVPLSYFQKTKPDCFKINFNLQPEPNFPFELIEGGKDYNWAARKVDEYFYQFEGRVIWGLTARILTHFLELVNQKE
- a CDS encoding pyridoxamine 5'-phosphate oxidase family protein — protein: MFNKVIKTQDELSGFFGEPSDLVKSKVIDYLDHHCLDFISRSPFLVISTSDNYGKCDVSPRGDHPGFIKIIDEKRFLIPERPGNKRMDSLYNIISNPHAGLLFVIPGLQETLRINGKASLIQDEDLLEEMAVNGRKPLIAIAIEVEECFIHCAKAFKRSGLWQPSTWPPAESLPSAAKILSAHAKTTNLTVEEVEERLKESYSQRLY
- a CDS encoding HD domain-containing protein, which produces MSMSQYFYGIVPIHDSINDENREVILKDFPVPTFTMSTEGFTLDTQSHGENVDRVTFLLNEFSVERTQGASPKPFLKMKLSNHLGTYSAKMWDNNGAVDRYTPILESNSVFEISGKVEEFKGFKSITINEMNPCENEVDPFSLIACTQQSLEDFTVELHHYLNELEEPYRTISLAAMKRFWTEFSIRPAAMGHHHAYLGGLLKHTVGLMRLARYILVHENDHYKAVLKLINQVEKVYKQELWKDLNSDSPGGNPRNLVWKDSIDHLYTMFYGMAKNRDEKVDYSLLMCAIFYHDLGKLMEYHHAGKGTSEFAFLYPTADQSSLANRKPTGITMDDLGVLVGHIPYGVMLVAKIIETENCVMTLEDIHRLQHAILCHHGKLEWGANIAPKTVEGFLIHIVDYLDSRYERTEEVK
- a CDS encoding YjcZ family sporulation protein, which encodes MHMYHGCGYGYGAPVAGVGTGVGGFALIVVLFILLIIVGAAWA
- a CDS encoding YjcZ family sporulation protein, which gives rise to MSGVGYGSGFALIVVLFILLIVIGTAYV
- a CDS encoding GNAT family N-acetyltransferase: MTRENWEECIDLRVSVEQQKFVASNLFSIAEAQFLPNFEALAIYHEDMMVGFTMYGLDPDDNNYWIYRLMIDEKQQGKGYGKHAIKEVLANLMKKPDCQLIMVGYHQENMPVHHLYKSVGFVDKGIAPWGEQLAGYEVK
- a CDS encoding group-specific protein; the encoded protein is MSTCNIDHSLEDVLKKLESQKAFLPQSLYETTETYLSTTRTQETLNEIFHLLKKYDLATDIEQSERNEKLSTLLNL
- a CDS encoding thioredoxin family protein; this encodes MKNLHSWFEKGLNAHTYISSMNVHQENLLNVYNHVQVQINKEELDFLHTLQTRQLKAVILTADWCGDAMVNLPIFLRLANEGFIETRYLNRDENLELMDQYLTNGTARSIPIIILLDKDGKEIGKWGPRAPYVQDLVSTLKEEVPAKESPNYEEAFKQFISTLTAQFATDEHLWNEVKKDLITFLKSVNV